In Candidatus Polarisedimenticolia bacterium, the genomic window TCGCGCCGTTCCCGCACGACACGCCTGTCTCTGTCCCGGTCTCGCTCTCTCACGTCGGGCCTGTCCTGCCCCGTCCTGTCCGGCCGGTATTCGCGTGGCTGCTGGACGGAATCGCGGCGGTCACGATCGAAGGAACGATCGTGCTCCCGCATGGGCGCCCTTCCTTCCGGGCCGGACGAGGAGTCCCGCAAGCCGGGCCTGCGCTGGTCCTCTCGGTCCCTGGCCTCGGGCCTGCGGTACCGGCTCTCCCGCCGCGACTCGGTCGAGTCGCGCCGGTCATCCAGCCGGTCCGCCCTCGGGTCGGCCCGGCGATCGTCTCGCCAGTGGTCGCGGGCCGACTCGCGCGAGGGGAGCGGTCTTCCCTTCGGGATCGGCTCGGTGACGCGGAGCCCCCGCGAGGCGCGCCGGTCGACGCGGAACTGCGCGCGGTCGAAGTCCCTGTCCGGAGCTGCTTTCGCGACCTCCTCGATCCGGTAGCGCCGCACCTGGCGCCCGCTCGCTCTCTCGATCCATCGGACGTCCGGGCCGCGGTTCACGACGACGTTGTTCTCGATTCGGATGTTGTTGACGATCCGCGTGTTGTTGATGATCACGCTCCGCCGGTTGTCGCGGATGGCTGCCCCGCGGATGCGACGGGACGCGAAATCGCGCGACGACACGAAGACGAACTGGTCGTAGCGCGGCGAGCCGAACCGGAACGACACGCCGATGGAGTAACGTGGAGGCACCGGGCACCAGCCGATGTAGTCCGGTCCGGTGCGGAACACGACCCACGACGGCGCCCAGATGGTGCCGGGCACCCAGACCCAGCCGTAGTAGGGGTCGAGGTACCAGGTTCCATAGTGATAGGGAATCGATCCCCACCGATAGTCCGAGACCCAGGTCCACCCGTAGTCCGAATAGACCCACCGGCCGTCGTAGTAAGGATTCCAGTCGCGCTCGTAGTCGTACGGTTGCCAGACCCGCCCGTATTCGGCCGACACCAGCCACGATCCGTAGGGGCTGAGGTTGGAGTAGAAGAACCCGAAGGAGACGCTCGTCGACGCCTCGGCCCTGGTTGGAATCATCAGGCAGCCCGCAAGCAGAGCGACGAGGACGCCTGCCGACAGCCATCTCGATGACCTGACCATGTGAGTACCTCCCCATCTGCGGCCCGACGCTGCGTGCGCGCTTTGGGGCCGCGGGTGTTCCCTATGGCAATGTCCGTGCCACATGGCGTCGAATCGCCGCTAGTCGTTCAGCGCCACCAGTTCGGCCGCGCTTTCCGGCCCAGCCAGGATGCGAGGGCCCCGGCTGGTCTCGTCCACTCCCGGGGACGGTCGCGCCGATCGATCGTCTATTCTGGCGCGAGCAGCGCCCCCCCTGGATCGAAAAAGCCGGGCCCCGACTGTTCTGCCGAAGCCCGGCCGCGATCGGCGACTGCGATGGCGCGTCTTCAGCGGCGAGCGCCACCGCCGTCGTCGCTATCCTCTTGCGGAGGCTTGTCCTCCTCGGGCTTGTGCTCCTTCTCCTTCTGTTTCTTCTGTTCCTGCTTCTGCTTCCGTTCGTCCCGGGGAGGCCGCTTCTGCTTGGGCGGCTTCCTTGCCTCGTCCTGGTTCTGCTGATCCGGCGTGTCAACCGTCGGCCTGCCTCCCGGTCCGGAATCCCGCGGATGCAGCCATTCGTCGTGCTTCTTGTCTCGGTCTCGCTGGTCCGGCCGGTCCTGTCCTGGCCGCGCCTGTCCCGGCCGGTCCTGTTCCGGCCTGTCCTGCCGCGGGTTGCGCGGCCGGGCATCCGGTCGTCCCGGCTCTCGATCGGGACGATCCGGTGAACGCTCCGGCTCCTCCGACCTCGGCCGCGGACCTTCCGGACCGGATGCGGGGGCCCGCATCTCGGGTCCGCGCTGATCCTCAGGATCCATCTCGCGGTCCTTGTCCCGGTCCCTGACCTCCGGCCTGCCTGGCCGTCTGTCGTCCCGCCGCGATTCGGCCGCGTCGCGCGGGTCCACGCGGTCCTCGCGCCCGGACGCCTTCGGCCCGGAGGGCGTGTCCCTCGTCACCGGCTCGGTGGCGCGGAGCTCCCGCCCGCCTCGCCGATCGACCTTGAGCTGCTCGCGGTCGACCGTTCTGCCCGGCGCGACCTTCGCGACCTCTTCGATCCGGTAGCGCCGCACCTGGCGTCCGCTCGCCCTCTCGACCGTCGCGACGTCCGGGCCGCGGTTCACCACGATGTTGTTCTCGATCGTGATGTTGTTGACGATCTGCGTGTTGTTGATGATCGTGGTCCTCCGGTTGTCCGGGACGACCGCCGTCCGGATTCGCGGCGACAGGAAGTCGCGCGACGAGACGAACACGAACAGATCGCTGCGCGGCTCGTCGAAGCGGAACGAGGCGGTCACGGTGTAGCGCGGAGGCACCGGACACCAGCCGATGTAGTCCGGTCCGGTGCGGAACACGACCCACGATGGCGCCCACACAGTGCCCGGAACCCAGACCCACCCGTAGTTGGCGTCGACATACCAGGTCCCGTAGTGGTACGGGATCGCGCCCCACGAATAGTCCGAGACCCAGGTCCACCCGAAGTCGGTGTAGACCCACCGTCCGTCATAGTAGGGGTTCCAGCCGCGGTCGTACTCGTTCGGCTGCCAGACCCGCCCGTATTCGGCCGAGACCAGCCAGGATCCGTGCGGACTGAGGTTGGAATAGAACAAGTCGAACGAGACTCCGGTCGAGACGTCGCTCCTCGAAGAATATTCGTACTCGCCCGAAGACCCGACCGTGACACAGGCCGAAAGCAGCGCGGCCGTCACGATGACGCAGAGGACTCTCCATGATCGGATCATGAATACACCTCCCGATGTGCGGCCCGAAGCTGCGAGTGATCGCGATGATGGCGGCCGCAGGGAATTACTATGG contains:
- a CDS encoding DUF6600 domain-containing protein — translated: MVRSSRWLSAGVLVALLAGCLMIPTRAEASTSVSFGFFYSNLSPYGSWLVSAEYGRVWQPYDYERDWNPYYDGRWVYSDYGWTWVSDYRWGSIPYHYGTWYLDPYYGWVWVPGTIWAPSWVVFRTGPDYIGWCPVPPRYSIGVSFRFGSPRYDQFVFVSSRDFASRRIRGAAIRDNRRSVIINNTRIVNNIRIENNVVVNRGPDVRWIERASGRQVRRYRIEEVAKAAPDRDFDRAQFRVDRRASRGLRVTEPIPKGRPLPSRESARDHWRDDRRADPRADRLDDRRDSTESRRESRYRRPEARDREDQRRPGLRDSSSGPEGRAPMREHDRSFDRDRRDSVQQPREYRPDRTGQDRPDVRERDRDRDRRVVRERREDRKPQLRDRSPREEQRQRQERPRREDRQRDQRKERPREHKPEQDKPPHGD
- a CDS encoding DUF6600 domain-containing protein, producing the protein MIRSWRVLCVIVTAALLSACVTVGSSGEYEYSSRSDVSTGVSFDLFYSNLSPHGSWLVSAEYGRVWQPNEYDRGWNPYYDGRWVYTDFGWTWVSDYSWGAIPYHYGTWYVDANYGWVWVPGTVWAPSWVVFRTGPDYIGWCPVPPRYTVTASFRFDEPRSDLFVFVSSRDFLSPRIRTAVVPDNRRTTIINNTQIVNNITIENNIVVNRGPDVATVERASGRQVRRYRIEEVAKVAPGRTVDREQLKVDRRGGRELRATEPVTRDTPSGPKASGREDRVDPRDAAESRRDDRRPGRPEVRDRDKDREMDPEDQRGPEMRAPASGPEGPRPRSEEPERSPDRPDREPGRPDARPRNPRQDRPEQDRPGQARPGQDRPDQRDRDKKHDEWLHPRDSGPGGRPTVDTPDQQNQDEARKPPKQKRPPRDERKQKQEQKKQKEKEHKPEEDKPPQEDSDDGGGARR